A genomic region of Clarias gariepinus isolate MV-2021 ecotype Netherlands chromosome 23, CGAR_prim_01v2, whole genome shotgun sequence contains the following coding sequences:
- the LOC128510992 gene encoding E3 ubiquitin-protein ligase DTX3L-like, with protein sequence MTVKEIIQPEHMKDAEAASNLPGHADIPGALTVPPFLYCYLSQTYRKELEQIENKFGVKINAETCVSISAKKADEKSESDSVIKATQAFTDLYLAKANNIKSVPVPQSHMESDVMKQVLQHIPDEENKILLNMSANNNLLFAPEHITSMVEKRLNLEPEKSPSYNNPYNTEMDTKQWRSSESSYLRQTPNNLDMDIKNAQAPVEMDETHWKLLDTVFVKQLQEIQNKYGVQFVTEPVKGSEPVKGSVKVSARSRGTHQVNLEAYAIRALTHLYQKAVTSAVTCGLKDPSCTEIAQQILSSQHSCVGGGERNGSWKLFGLPKYVIPAIADIEKIIGRPVFNEEIKLSLGYPWDFSQASGFQKGQMEIGEMRGTHGTDLRGETKDSGFNQDFINRAKEDDKKKETEDNCSICLDTFIKKKKLGCGHEFCKGCLEQSIKSTGEICPLCKKIFGILKGNQPRGEMSIKQRQYQHLSGFPDCGSIEITYDIPSGIQTSEHPNPGKPYSGAHRTAYLPDNAEGNHVLQLLRRAFDQKLIFTVGFSRTTGADDVVIWNDIHHKTNTHGGPERYGYPDPGYFKRVKEELKAKGIE encoded by the exons ATGACTGTGAAAGAAATAATTCAACCTGAGCACATGAAGGATGCAGAAGCTGCGTCTAATCTTCCAGGACACGCTGACATCCCAGGAGCTCTCACTGTCCCTCCCTTTCTATACTGTTATCTCAGTCAAACGTACAGAAAGGAACTGGAACAGATTGAGAATAAGTTTggagttaaaataaatgcagaaacATGTGTTTCAATCTCTGCTAAGAAAGCTGATGAGAAGAGTGAGAGTGattctgtaatcaaagctacTCAGGCCTTTACTGATCTTTACCTGGCTAAAGCAAATAATATCAAATCTGTCCCTGTCCCTCAATCACACATGGAGTCTGATGTAATGAAACAGGTGCTGCAACATATTCCAGATGAAGAGAACAAGATCCTGCTAAACATGTCAGCAAATAACAACCTGCTGTTTGCACCAGAACATATTACATCGATGGTTGAGAAGCGGTTAAATTTGGAACCTGAAAAATCACCTAGCTACAATAATCCCTACAACACTGAGATGGACACTAAGCAGTGGAGATCATCAGAAAGTTCTTATTTAAGGCAGACACCAAATAACTTGGACATGGACATCAAAAACGCACAAGCTCCAGTTGAGATGGATGAGACACACTGGAAATTATTAGACACTGTTTTTGTGAAACAGTTACAAGAGATCCAAAATAAATATGGAGTTCAGTTTGTCACAGAACCTGTCAAAGGCTCAGAACCTGTCAAAGGCTCGGTGAAGGTGTCAGCACGATCCCGAGGAACTCATCAGGTCAATCTCGAAGCTTACGCCATCAGAGCTTTAACTCATCTCTACCAAAAGGCCGTCACCTCAGCAGTCACCTGTGGTCTTAAAGACCCTTCCTGCACTGAAATAGCTCAACAGATACTTAGCTCTCAACACAGCTGTGTGGGTGGAGGAGAAAGAAATGGAAGCTGGAAACTTTTTGGACTGCCAAAGTATGTCATTCCTGCTATAGCTGATATTGAAAAGATTATTGGACGTCCTGTATTTAATGAGGAGATAAAACTATCGCTGGGATATCCATGGGATTTTTCACAGGCAAGtggatttcagaaggggcaaaTGGAAATTGGGGAGATGAGAGGAACACATGGCACTGACCTGAGAGGTGAAACAAAGGACTCTGGTTTCAACCAAGACTTCATTAATAGAGCAAAAGAGgatgataaaaagaaagaaactgaaGATAACTGTTCTATCTGCCTGGATacgtttattaaaaagaaaaaactgggCTGTGGTCATGAATTCTGCAAAGGATGTCTGGAACAGTCAATAAAGAGCACTGGAGAAATTTGCCCTTTGTGTAAGAAAATCTTTGGGATATTGAAGGGGAACCAGCCTCGTGGAGAAATGTCTATCAAACAGAGACAATACCAACACCTCTCTGGCTTTCCTGATTGTGGCTCAATCGAAATTACTTACGACATACCCAGTGGCATTCAGACA AGTGAACATCCAAACCCTGGAAAGCCTTACAGTGGGGCTCATCGCACTGCGTACTTACCGGACAACGCTGAAGGAAACCATGTGCTCCAGCTGCTGAGAAGGGCTTTTGATCAGAAACTCATCTTTACTGTTGGATTTTCCAGAACGACTGGAGCAGATGATGTGGTTATCTGGAATGATATTCATCACAAAACAAATACACATGGGGGGCCAGAACG TTATGGCTATCCAGACCCAGGTTACTTTAAAAGGGTAAAAGAAGAGCTAAAGGCCAAAGGCATTGAGTAA
- the alas1 gene encoding 5-aminolevulinate synthase, nonspecific, mitochondrial: MDAIIRCPFLSRVPQAFFQQARKTLVSYAVRCPVMMDLASRPLARSICSSPSSFQKSDDIVNTEAKTVAEMPAGHLKVPAGTTASKCPFLAAEMRQNNSSVVREASIDLQEDVSEIRTMQPDVSAAELIKSMKPDASLMKKLMKQRPPMVSHLLQENMPKSVSNFRYDDFFEKKIEDKKNDHTYRVFKTVNRRATEFPMADDYTESLSYKRDVSVWCSNDYLGMSRHPRVVQTVMDTLQKHGSGAGGTRNISGTSKYHVDLEHELADLHGKDAALLFTSCFVANDSTLFTLAKMLPGCEIYSDAGNHASMIQGIRNSGAKKFIFRHNDVEHLRELLEKSDRSTPKIVAFETVHSMDGAVCPLEEMCDVAHEFGAITFVDEVHAVGLYGARGGGIGDRDGVMHKMDIISGTLGKAFGCVGGYIASTSTLVDTVRSYAAGFIFTTSLPPMLLAGARESVRVLKGEDGRMLRRKHQRNVKLLRQMLMDSGLPVVHCPSHIIPIRVSNAEKNTAVCDIMMNRYNIYVQAINYPTVARGDELLRIAPTPHHAPQMMKYFVDKLLKAWQEVGLQLKPHSSGECNFCQQPLHFELMSERERSYFSGLSHPVSACA; encoded by the exons ATGGACGCCATCATCCGCTGTCCTTTCCTGTCCCGCGTCCCCCAGGCCTTCTTCCAGCAGGCGAGAAAGACTCTGGTTAGCTACGCTGTGAGATGCCCCGTGATGATGGACCTGGCGTCCAGACCACTCGCCCGCTCCATCTGCTCTTCTCCctccagcttccagaagagtgATGATATCGTTAATACGG AGGCTAAAACTGTCGCTGAAATGCCAGCGGGTCACCTCAAGGTTCCAGCAGGAACGACGGCATCCAAATGCCCCTTCCTAGCAGCTGAAATGAGGCAGAATAACAGCAGCGTTGTGCGTGAGGCCAGCATTGATCTGCAGGAGGATGTCTCCGAAATCCGCACCATGCAGCCAG ATGTGTCGGCAGCAGAGCTGATTAAGAGCATGAAACCTGATGCAAGTCTGATGAAGAAACTGATGAAGCAACGTCCACCCATGGTTTCACATCTACTACAGGAGAACATGCCAAAAT CTGTCTCCAACTTCCGTTATGATGATTTCTTCGAGAAGAAGATTGAGGATAAGAAGAATGACCACACATACCGTGTGTTTAAAACGGTGAACCGGCGTGCCACAGAGTTCCCCATGGCTGACGATTACACGGAGTCTCTGAGTTACAAGCGAGACGTATCGGTGTGGTGCAGTAACGATTACCTGGGGATGAGTCGCCACCCGCGTGTCGTCCAGACTGTGAT GGATACATTACAGAAGCATGGCTCGGGTGCTGGAGGGACTCGGAACATATCAGGGACGAGCAAGTATCACGTGGATCTGGAGCACGAGCTCGCAGACCTTCACGGGAAAGACGCGGCACTGCTGTTCACTTCCTGTTTCGTGGCCAACGATTCCACGCTGTTTACTTTGGCCAAAATGCTGCCAG GGTGTGAGATTTACTCGGATGCCGGAAACCACGCTTCCATGATCCAGGGTATACGAAACAGCGGTGCCAAAAAGTTCATCTTTCGCCACAACGACGTGGAACACCTGCGCGAGCTCCTGGAAAAGTCTGATCGATCCACACCCAAGATTGTGGCCTTCGAGACGGTGCACTCCATGGATG GTGCTGTTTGTCCCCTGGAGGAGATGTGCGATGTCGCTCACGAGTTCGGTGCGATCACGTTCGTGGACGAAGTTCACGCTGTCGGTTTGTATGGAGCGAGAGGGGGTGGGATCGGCGACCGCGATGGAGTCATGCACAAGATGGACATAATCTCTGGAACACTTG GTAAAGCGTTTGGGTGTGTAGGAGGCTACATCGCCAGTACTAGCACGCTGGTGGACACGGTGCGTTCGTACGCCGCAGGCTTCATCTTTACAACGTCTCTGCCACCCATGCTGCTCGCTGGCGCTCGCGAGTCCGTCCGTGTCCTTAAGGGCGAGGACGGCCGGATGTTACGCCGCAAACACCAGCGCAACGTCAAGCTGCTGCGGCAGATGCTGATGGACTCGGGGCTGCCAGTAGTCCACTGCCCCAGCCACATCATTCCCATCCGG GTGTCAAACGCGGAGAAGAACACAGCAGTGTGTGACATCATGATGAACCGCTACAACATCTACGTCCAGGCCATCAATTATCCCACTGTTGCCCGCGGGGACGAGCTTCTCCGCATCGCCCCTACGCCGCATCACGCACCGCAGATGATGAAATACTTTGTCG ataAGCTGCTAAAGGCATGGCAGGAGGTGGGTCTGCAGCTGAAGCCTCACTCCTCGGGTGAGTGTAACTTCTGCCAGCAGCCGCTTCACTTCGAGCTgatgagcgagagagagcgttCGTACTTCAGTGGTCTGAGTCATCCCGTGTCCGCCTGCGCCTGA